From the genome of Procambarus clarkii isolate CNS0578487 chromosome 66, FALCON_Pclarkii_2.0, whole genome shotgun sequence:
CCCAGTGTTGTGTACACCTGGAGGACCCAGTGTTGTGTACACCTGGAGGACCCAGTGTTGTGTACACCTGGAGGACCCAGTGTTGTGTACACCTGGAGGCCCCCAGTGTTGGTGTACACCTGGAGGACCCAGTGTTGGTGTACACCTGGAGGACCCAGTGTTGTGTACACCTGGAGGCACCAGTGTTGTGTACACCTGGAGGCCCCAGTGTTGTGTACACCTGGAGGCCCCAGTGTTGTGTACACCTGGAGGCCCCAGTGTTGTGTACACCTGGAGGCTCCCAGTGTTGTGTACACCTGGAGGCCCCAGTGTTGTGTACACCTGGAGGCTCCCAGTGTTGTGTACTCCTGGAGGCACCAGTGTTGTGTACACCTGGAGGCACCAGTGTTGTGTACACCTGGATGCCCCAGTGTTGGTGTACACCTGGAGGACCCAGTGTTGTGTACACCTGGAGGACCCAGTGTTGGTGTACACCTGGAGGGCCCAGTGTTGGTGTACACCTGGAGGACCCAGTGTTGTGTACACCTGGAGGACCCAGTGTTGTGTACACCTGGATGCCCCAGTGTTGGTGTACACCTGGAGGACCCAGTGTTGTGTACACCTGGAGGACCCAGTGTTGTGTACACCTGGAGGACCCAGTGTTGGTGTACACCTGGAGGGTCCAGTGTTGGTGTACACCTGGAGGACCCAGTGTTGTGTACACCTGGAGGACCCAGTGTTGTGTACACATGGAGGACCCAGTGTTGTGTACACCTGGAGGACCCAGTGTTGTGTACACCTGGAGGACCCAGTGTTGTGTACACCTGGAGGACCCAGTGTTGTGTACACCTGGAGGACCCAGTGTTGTGTACACCTGGAGGACCCAGTGTTGTGTACACCTGGAGGACCCAGTGTTGTGTACACCTGGAGGACCCAGTGTTGTGTACACCTGGAGGACCCAGTGTTGTGTACACCTGGAGGACCCAGTGTTGTGTACACCTGGAGGACCCAGTGTTGTGTACACCTGGAGGACCCAGTGTTGTGTACACCTGGAGGACCCAGTGTTGTGTACACCTGGAGGACCCAGTGTTGTGTACACCTGGAGGACCCAGTGTTGGTGTACACCTGGAGGGCCCAGTGTTGGTGTACACCTGGAGGGCCCAGTGTTGGTGTACACCTGGAGGACCCAGTGTTGGTGTACACCTGGAGGACCCAGTGTTGGTGTACACCTGGAGGACCCAGTGTTGGTGTACACCTGGAGGACCCAGTGTTGGTGTACACCTGGAGGCCCCAGTGTTGGTGTACACCTGGAGGCACCAGTGTTGGTGTACACCTGGAGGCACCAGTGTTGTGTACACCTGGAGGCCCCAGTGTTGTGTACACCTGGAGGCCCCAGTGTTGTGTACACCTGGAGGCCCCAGTGTTGTGTACACCTGGAGGACCCAGTGTAGGCGGAGATCCATTAACCTTCACCATGAAatttatgttgtgtgtgtgtgtgtgtgtgtgtgtgtgtgtgtgtgtgtgtgaaggtctcACCTGGAGTCGAACCCCTCCGAGAAGGTGAGCCAGGAATGTCGAGAACACGAGCCAAGTCGTCGACAGCGACAAAGGGCCCTTCACGTGTTCAAAGTGTAAGGCGATGTTGTCGCATCAGATAaatgagtgacaggtgtgggagacgttggacAGGTGTGGGTGTCGTCAGTCAGGGGAGGGACAGGTGTGGGTGTCGTCAGTCAGGGCTGAGACAGGTGTGGGTGTCGTCAGTCAGGGGAGGGACAGGTGTGGATGTCGTCAGTCAGGGCTGAGACAGGTGTGGGTGTCGTCAACCAGGGGagggacaggtgtgggggtcGTCAGCCAGGGGagggacaggtgtgggggtcGTCAGCCAGGGGagggacaggtgtgggggtcGTCAGCCAGGGGagggacaggtgtgggggtcGTCAGCCAGGGGagggacaggtgtgggggtcGTCAGCCAGGGGagggacaggtgtgggggtcGTCAGCCAGGGGagggacaggtgtgggggtcGTCAGCCAGGGGAGGGACAGGTGTGTGGGTCGTTGAGACAGAGGagggacaggtgtgggggtcGTCAGCCAGGGGagggacaggtgtgggggtcGTCAGCCAGGGGagggacaggtgtgggggtcGTCAGCCAGGGGagggacaggtgtgggggtcGTCAGCCAGGGGagggacaggtgtgggggtcGTCAGCCAGGGGagggacaggtgtgggggtcGTCAGCCAGGGGagggacaggtgtgggggtcGTTGAGACAGAGGagggacaggtgtgggggtcGTCAGCCAGGGGagggacaggtgtgggggtcGTCAGCCAGGGGagggacaggtgtgggggtcGTCAACCAGGGGagggacaggtgtgggggtcGTCAGCCAGGGGagggacaggtgtgggggtcGTCAGCCAGGGGagggacaggtgtgggggtcGTTGAGACAGAGGagggacaggtgtgggggtcGTCAGCCAGGGGagggacaggtgtgggggtcGTCAGCCAGGGGagggacaggtgtgggggtcAGGCTCCGGAAACAGGCTATTTTTAACTTATTAGTTTGTTATTCATATTCTTTCTCCCTCCCCGTGGCACTCTCCCTCGCAGTGGCACTCTCCCTCGCAGTGGCACTCTCCCTCGCAGTGGCACTCTCCCTCGCAGTGGCACTCTCCCTCGCAGTGGCACTCTCCCTCGCAGTGGCACTCTCCCTCGCAGTGGCATTCTCCCTCGCAGTGGCACTCTCCTTCGCAGTGGCACTCTCCCTCGCAGTGGCACTCTCCTTCGCAGTGGCATTCTCCCTCCCCGTGGCACTCTCCCTCCCCGTGGCACTCTCCCTCCCCGTGGCACTCTCCCTCCCCGTGGCGCTCTCCCTCCCCGTGGCGCTCTCCCTCCCCGTGGCGCTCTCCCTCCCCGTGGCCCTCTCCCTCCCCGTGGCCCTCTCCCTCCCCGTGGCCCTCTCCCTCCCCGTGGCCCTCTCCCTCCCCGTGGCCCTCTCCCTCCCCGTGGCCCTCTCCCTCCCCGTGGCCCTCTCCCTCCCCGTGGCCCTCTCCCTCCCCGTGGCCCTCTCCCTCCCCGTGGCCCTCTCCCTCCCCGTGGCCCTCTCCCTCCCCGTGGCCCTCTCCCTCCCCGTGGCCCTCTCCCTCCCCGTGGCCCTCTCCCTCCCCGTGGCCCTCTCCCTCCCCGTGGCCCTCTCCCTCCCCGTGGCCCTCTCCCTCCCCGTGGCCCTCTCCCTCCCCGTGGCACTCTCCCTCCCCGTGGCACTCTCCCTCGCAGTGGCACTCTCCCTCGCAGTGGCCCTCTCCCTCCCCGTGGCACTCTCCCTCGCAGTGGCACTCTCCCTCGCAGTGGCACTCTCCCTCGCAGTGGCACTCTCCCTCGCAGTGGCACTCTCCCTCGCAGTGGCACTCTCCCTCCCAGTGGCACTCCCCGTGGCACTCTCCCAGTGACACTCCCAACCACTAGCGTTCTCCCAGTGGCACTCTCCCTCCCAGTGGCACTCCCCGTGGCACTCTCCCAGTGACACTCCCAACCACTAGCGTTCTCCCAGTGGCACTCTCCCTCCCAGTGACACTCCCAACCAATGGCACTCTCCCAGTGGCACTTCCCCAGTGGCACTCCCAACCAGTGGCGTTCTCCCAGTGGCACTCCCAACCAGTGGCACACTCCCAGTGGCCCTCCCCCAGTGGCACTCCCCCAGTGGCACTCTCCCAGTGGCACTCTCCCAGTGGCACTTCCCCAGTGGCACTCCCAACCAGTGGCACACTCCCAGTGGCACTCCCAGTGGCTCTCCCAACCAGCGGCACTCTCCCAGTGGCTCTCCCAACCAGCGGCACTCTCCCAGTGGCTCTCCCAACCAGCGGCACTCTCCCAACCAGCGGCACTCTCCCAGTGGCACTCTCCCAGTAGAACTCTCCCAGTAGCACTCCCTCCCAGTGGCACTCTCTCAGTGGCACTCCCAATGAAAACTCTCCCAGTGGCACTCCCAGTGGCACTCTCCCAGTGGCACTCCCTCCCAGTGGCACTCCCTCCCAGTAGCACTTTGTCCCAGTAGCACTCCCTGGCACACCTGTTACTGAGTCTCGCCGGAAACACAGCTCGCAAGAGGCCAGCTAAACGCGAACCTCGCCGCGAAGTTGAAGTTCACTGACGACAGGAAGTCCAGCACAGGAGTCGTGGACGGCGGGTGGTTCAGTGGGGACGTCGTCGTGGACGGCGGGTGGTTCAGTGGGGACGTCGTCGTGGACGGCGGGTGGTTCAGTGGGGACGTCGTCGTGGACGGCGGGTGGTTCAGTGGGGACGTCGTCGAGGACGGCGGGTGGTTCAGTGGGGACGTCGTCGTGGACGGCGGGTGGTTCAGTGGGGACGTCGTCGAGGACGGCGGGTGGTTCAGTGGAGACGTCGTCGTGGACGGCGGGTGGTTCAGTGGGGACGTCGTCGAGGACGGCGGGTGGTTCAGTGGAGACGTCGTCGTGGACGGCGGGTGGTTCAGTGGGGACGTCGTCGTGGACGGCGGGTGGTTCAGTGGGGACGTCGTCGAGGACGGCGGGTGGTTCAGTGGGGACGTCGTCGAGGACGGCGGGTGGTTCAGTGGAGACGTCGTCGTGGACGGCGGGTGGTTCAGCGGGGACGTCGTCGTGGACGGCGGGTGGTTCAGTGGGTACGTCGTCGTGGACGGCGGGTGGTTCAGTGGGGACGTCGTCGTGGACGGCGGGTGGTTCAGTGGGGACGTCGTCGAGGACGGCGGGTGGTTCAGTGGGGACGTCGTTGAGGACGGCAGGCGGGCCAATTACCGACAGGAGCAAGGCAACTACTGCCTCCGATAACCAGCTGACAATTTGGTCAGCGGTTAAACTCTGCACATTAAGGTCGTTTAAGCTGTACGTGTCAGTCAAATAACTACAAAATTGTTCTTTATTGGTAACGAGTGCGACTACAGCGTCTAGATCTCTCAAGTGTTGGGGAGTTGAAGGCTTGGACGTGAAGAGCAGGGAATGggggtcttcctcccccccccttacctctgctcccccttccccccattcccgatgctcccccttccctcctatTCCCTATGCTCCACCGCTTACTGCTCTTCCACTCACCCTTACCTATACACTCATATAATGCTCCCATTAATTTACAAAACAATTCAAATAATA
Proteins encoded in this window:
- the LOC138355237 gene encoding uncharacterized protein — its product is MAIPRPREGFLNLAGINLTDDQITLLNLVALSLAVALSLAVALSLAVALSLAVALSLAVALSLAVAFSLAVALSFAVALSLAVALSFAVAFSLPVALSLPVALSLPVALSLPVALSLPVALSLPVALSLPVALSLPVALSLPVALSLPVALSLPVALSLPVALSLPVALSLPVALSLPVALSLPVALSLPVALSLPVALSLPVALSLPVALSLPVALSLPVALSLPVALSLPVALSLPVALSLPVALSLAVALSLAVALSLPVALSLAVALSLAVALSLAVALSLAVALSLAVALSLPVALPVALSQ